In a genomic window of Amycolatopsis japonica:
- a CDS encoding zinc-binding dehydrogenase, which produces MRAVWLKEFGGPEVLVAGDAPDPVPAAGQVLIEVAFANITFVETQFRAGGGGPFRAEPPLIPGNGVGGVISAVGEGTDLGLVGKRVVTSTGGSGGYAERVAVDADAVFEVPDGLALDAAVAILADGRTATALVTAARIRPGERVLVEAAAGGVGGLVVQLAKAAGAEVVGAAGGAAKTEHVRERGADLAVDYREPGWAEKAGEVDVVFDGVGGEIGTAAFGLLKPGGRMLIYGLSSGSWTEVSEEDAAARGVTVIRGLGGPDQMRAFTESALAEAAAGRLEPVIGQRFPLARAADAHAVMQSRGALGKTLLEV; this is translated from the coding sequence ATGAGAGCCGTGTGGTTGAAAGAGTTCGGCGGGCCCGAAGTGCTCGTCGCGGGCGACGCCCCGGATCCCGTGCCCGCAGCGGGCCAGGTGCTGATCGAGGTGGCCTTCGCCAACATCACGTTCGTCGAGACGCAGTTCCGGGCGGGCGGGGGCGGGCCGTTCCGCGCCGAGCCGCCGCTGATCCCGGGCAACGGCGTCGGCGGCGTGATCAGCGCGGTCGGCGAAGGGACGGACCTCGGTCTGGTCGGCAAGCGCGTCGTGACCTCCACCGGCGGTTCCGGGGGCTACGCGGAACGGGTCGCGGTCGACGCCGACGCCGTCTTCGAGGTGCCGGACGGCCTGGCCCTCGACGCCGCGGTGGCGATCCTCGCCGACGGCCGCACGGCGACCGCGCTGGTGACCGCCGCGCGGATCCGGCCGGGAGAGCGCGTGCTCGTCGAGGCGGCGGCCGGCGGGGTCGGCGGACTGGTCGTCCAGCTCGCCAAGGCCGCCGGTGCCGAGGTCGTCGGCGCGGCGGGCGGTGCCGCGAAGACCGAGCACGTCCGGGAGCGGGGCGCCGACCTGGCGGTCGACTACCGCGAGCCGGGCTGGGCGGAGAAGGCGGGCGAGGTCGACGTCGTGTTCGACGGGGTCGGCGGTGAGATCGGGACGGCGGCGTTCGGTTTGCTGAAGCCGGGCGGCCGGATGCTGATCTACGGCCTGTCGAGTGGTTCGTGGACGGAGGTGTCCGAAGAGGACGCCGCCGCGCGCGGGGTCACGGTGATCCGGGGCCTCGGTGGGCCCGATCAGATGCGGGCGTTCACCGAGTCCGCGCTCGCCGAAGCCGCCGCCGGACGGCTGGAACCCGTGATCGGCCAACGGTTCCCGCTCGCGCGGGCGGCGGACGCGCACGCGGTCATGCAGTCGCGGGGCGCGCTCGGCAAGACGTTGCTCGAGGTCTGA
- a CDS encoding pyridoxamine 5'-phosphate oxidase family protein — MFDVDEFLAGPLTARVAAAGPSVRPTWYLWEKKAFWILTGPWARLAGLVRESPSIAVTVDVCDVGTGLVRQVLARGEAEVLPFDVPRGQRLLSRYLGPDESKWDARFRSYLHDDPEVKGTVWVRMVPKRFVAEDLGYRV; from the coding sequence ATGTTCGACGTCGACGAATTCCTCGCCGGTCCCCTGACGGCCAGGGTCGCCGCGGCCGGGCCATCTGTACGCCCCACCTGGTACCTCTGGGAGAAGAAGGCCTTCTGGATCCTCACCGGACCATGGGCACGGCTGGCCGGTCTCGTCCGCGAGTCGCCGTCGATCGCGGTGACCGTCGACGTGTGCGACGTCGGCACCGGCCTGGTGCGGCAGGTGCTCGCGCGCGGTGAGGCCGAGGTGCTGCCGTTCGACGTCCCTCGTGGACAGCGGCTGCTGAGCCGGTATCTCGGTCCCGACGAGAGCAAATGGGATGCGCGTTTTCGTTCTTACCTGCACGATGATCCCGAGGTGAAAGGGACCGTCTGGGTCCGGATGGTGCCGAAGAGATTCGTCGCCGAAGACCTCGGCTATCGGGTATGA
- a CDS encoding PucR family transcriptional regulator, which translates to MVSVRTVVDRVGPTLLHALQVPEESPAVGDVVIAEPGHTLAAGDLVLGVAITETPDAAELVKLSAAKGAAAVLLKPPLAAKPSVKRAAKSADIALIEVRSATSWAQLVWLLRTVLDALADESDALEDGGGPGSGDLFRLADAVASVVDAPVTIEDTNSRVLAYSARQDLTDSARVSTIMGRRIPDDVLARFRSRGVFRELSRGRQTIFVPAQRDGTLPRLIVPIRMGGELLGSMWAVVAGPVSDERAAAFADAAPVVALHLLRRRAHTDSQRRVSAELLRALLEGKASPRKAIAELDLSEEPHRVVVIEVSGGDGRDDEGLRLALLERISQGVGRRPVATELGGVLYAVVPDGDGWDELRAALEALPSSRKGGTPRAAAGSACEIGELATSRLQADEALGLLRAKLVPGRVVVFDEAWTALSLHRGATAASTSKVAELGPLGLLRAHDEAHESGYVDTLYQWLRHPGDPRAAAKELRIHPNTLRYRMRRLLDLVPLDLDDPDVRLALITQLVSLRWS; encoded by the coding sequence ATGGTTTCCGTGCGCACTGTCGTCGACCGGGTGGGGCCGACGCTGCTGCACGCCCTCCAGGTCCCCGAGGAGTCCCCCGCGGTCGGCGACGTCGTCATCGCCGAGCCCGGCCACACCCTGGCCGCGGGGGACCTTGTCCTCGGCGTCGCGATCACCGAGACCCCGGACGCCGCCGAACTCGTCAAGCTCAGCGCGGCCAAAGGCGCCGCCGCCGTCCTGCTGAAACCCCCGCTCGCGGCGAAACCCTCGGTGAAACGGGCGGCGAAATCGGCCGACATCGCGTTGATCGAGGTGCGCTCCGCGACGTCGTGGGCCCAGCTCGTCTGGCTGCTCAGGACGGTCCTCGACGCGCTGGCCGACGAGTCGGACGCGCTGGAGGACGGCGGCGGCCCCGGTTCCGGTGATCTCTTCCGGCTCGCGGACGCGGTCGCTTCGGTGGTCGACGCGCCCGTCACCATCGAGGACACCAACTCGCGGGTGCTCGCGTACTCGGCCCGGCAGGATCTGACCGACTCGGCGCGCGTGTCCACGATCATGGGCCGCCGCATCCCGGACGACGTGCTCGCGCGGTTCCGGTCGCGAGGCGTGTTCCGCGAACTTTCCCGTGGGCGGCAGACGATCTTCGTGCCCGCGCAACGCGACGGCACCCTGCCGCGGCTCATCGTGCCCATCAGGATGGGCGGCGAACTGCTGGGGTCGATGTGGGCGGTCGTCGCGGGCCCGGTCTCCGACGAACGCGCGGCCGCGTTCGCCGACGCGGCCCCCGTCGTCGCACTGCATCTGCTGCGCCGCCGCGCGCACACCGATTCGCAGCGCCGGGTCTCGGCCGAGCTCCTGCGCGCGCTCCTCGAAGGGAAGGCCAGTCCGCGCAAGGCGATCGCGGAACTCGACCTGTCCGAGGAGCCGCACCGCGTGGTCGTCATCGAGGTCTCCGGCGGCGACGGCCGCGACGACGAGGGCTTGCGGCTCGCGCTCCTCGAACGGATCTCGCAGGGTGTCGGCAGGCGGCCGGTGGCCACCGAACTCGGCGGCGTCCTCTACGCCGTCGTCCCGGACGGCGACGGCTGGGACGAACTCCGGGCGGCGCTCGAAGCCCTGCCGTCGTCGAGGAAGGGCGGGACACCGCGGGCGGCCGCCGGTTCGGCCTGCGAAATCGGCGAGCTCGCGACCTCACGGCTCCAGGCCGACGAGGCGCTGGGCCTGCTTCGCGCGAAGCTCGTCCCTGGCCGCGTCGTGGTCTTCGACGAGGCGTGGACAGCCCTTTCGCTGCATCGCGGCGCGACGGCGGCGAGCACCTCGAAGGTCGCCGAGCTCGGCCCGCTCGGCCTGCTGCGCGCGCACGACGAAGCTCACGAGAGCGGCTACGTCGACACGCTCTACCAGTGGCTGCGGCATCCGGGAGACCCGCGCGCGGCCGCGAAGGAACTCCGGATCCATCCCAACACCCTGCGGTACCGGATGCGGCGGCTGCTCGACCTCGTCCCGCTGGATCTCGACGATCCCGACGTCCGGCTGGCGTTGATCACGCAACTCGTTTCCCTGCGGTGGAGTTGA
- a CDS encoding PadR family transcriptional regulator: MADGNPQLTPAAFQTLLALAKGRAHGYAIMGFVDEVSGGTDRLGPGTLYRTLGRLVADGLVEEAPDASEDQPHDSRRRYYRLTRAGREVAAREAEFLSRLVAVADQAGLLKRAESA, translated from the coding sequence ATGGCCGACGGCAACCCGCAGCTCACCCCCGCGGCGTTCCAGACCCTGCTGGCGCTCGCGAAAGGGCGCGCGCACGGCTATGCGATCATGGGTTTCGTCGACGAGGTGAGCGGCGGCACCGACCGACTCGGCCCGGGCACGCTGTACCGGACCCTCGGCAGGCTCGTCGCCGACGGCCTGGTCGAAGAGGCCCCGGACGCGAGCGAGGACCAGCCGCACGACTCCCGCCGCCGCTACTACCGGCTGACCCGCGCCGGCCGCGAAGTCGCCGCCCGCGAGGCGGAGTTCCTGAGCAGGCTCGTCGCGGTCGCCGACCAGGCGGGGCTCCTGAAGCGCGCGGAGTCGGCGTGA
- a CDS encoding VOC family protein has translation MAIRGVHKIVVGVRDQERAKRFWSEVVGFEITTDVPYDDNGNRWVEVTSADGVTSLVLSTAPEDLKRFEVRDELPTGNFFFYADDIEKTYEELSAKGVEFPAKPEKQPWGWWAMFTDSEGNRFALQERNPTS, from the coding sequence GTGGCGATTCGAGGCGTGCACAAGATCGTGGTCGGCGTGCGGGATCAAGAGCGCGCGAAGCGGTTCTGGTCCGAAGTCGTCGGATTCGAGATCACCACCGACGTGCCGTACGACGACAACGGGAACCGGTGGGTCGAGGTCACTTCAGCCGATGGGGTGACGTCGCTCGTCCTGAGCACCGCGCCGGAGGACCTCAAGCGCTTCGAGGTGCGGGACGAACTCCCGACGGGCAATTTCTTCTTCTACGCCGACGACATCGAAAAGACGTACGAGGAGCTTTCGGCGAAGGGCGTCGAGTTCCCGGCCAAGCCGGAGAAGCAGCCGTGGGGCTGGTGGGCGATGTTCACCGATTCGGAGGGCAACAGGTTCGCTCTCCAGGAAAGGAATCCCACCTCCTGA
- a CDS encoding bifunctional o-acetylhomoserine/o-acetylserine sulfhydrylase encodes MSADGWSFETKQIHAGAAPDTATGARATPIYQTTSYVFRDSQHGADLFSLAEPGNIYTRINNPTQDVLEQRLAALEGGVAALAFASGTAATTAAILNLANAGDHFVSSPALYGGTYNLFHYTLPKLGIEVSFVEDQDDIEQWKAAVRPNTKLFFAETLANPGSNVLDIRKVADAAHESGVPLVVDNTVPTPYLVRPIEHGADIVVHSATKYLGGHGTTVAGVLVDGGTFDFGKDPARFPGFNEADPSYHGLKYWEALGPGAFAAKARVQILRDTGAAIAPLNSFLILQGIETLSLRLERHVSNAQALAEWLEQRDEVEKVYYAGLPSSPYHEAAKKYLPKGAGAVLSFDLRGGVEAGRAFVDGTELHSQLVNIGDVRSLIVHPASTTHSQLTPEEQLSSGVTPGLVRLAVGLEGIEDLKADLEAGFRAAKAAL; translated from the coding sequence ATGAGCGCGGACGGATGGTCGTTCGAGACCAAGCAGATCCACGCGGGTGCGGCGCCGGACACCGCCACCGGCGCGCGGGCGACCCCGATCTACCAGACCACCTCGTACGTGTTCCGCGACAGCCAGCACGGCGCCGATCTGTTCAGCCTCGCCGAGCCCGGGAACATCTACACGCGGATCAACAACCCCACGCAGGACGTGCTGGAGCAGCGGCTCGCCGCGCTCGAAGGCGGGGTCGCGGCGCTGGCGTTCGCCTCCGGGACCGCGGCCACGACGGCGGCCATCCTCAACCTCGCGAACGCCGGTGACCATTTCGTCTCCAGCCCGGCGCTCTACGGCGGCACGTACAACCTCTTCCACTACACGCTGCCGAAGCTCGGCATCGAGGTCTCGTTCGTCGAAGACCAGGACGACATCGAGCAGTGGAAGGCCGCCGTCCGGCCCAACACCAAGCTGTTCTTCGCCGAGACGCTGGCCAACCCGGGCAGCAACGTCCTCGACATCCGCAAGGTCGCCGACGCCGCGCACGAGTCCGGTGTCCCGCTGGTCGTGGACAACACCGTGCCGACGCCGTACCTCGTCCGCCCGATCGAGCACGGCGCCGACATCGTGGTCCACTCGGCGACCAAGTACCTCGGCGGGCACGGCACCACGGTCGCCGGGGTGCTGGTCGACGGCGGCACCTTCGACTTCGGCAAGGACCCGGCGCGGTTCCCCGGGTTCAACGAGGCCGACCCGAGCTACCACGGTCTCAAGTACTGGGAGGCGCTCGGCCCGGGCGCGTTCGCCGCCAAGGCCCGGGTCCAGATCCTGCGCGACACCGGCGCCGCGATCGCGCCGCTCAACAGTTTCCTGATCCTGCAAGGGATCGAGACACTTTCGCTGCGGCTGGAGCGGCACGTGTCCAACGCGCAGGCGCTGGCCGAATGGCTGGAGCAGCGCGACGAGGTCGAGAAGGTGTACTACGCCGGGCTGCCGTCGAGCCCGTATCACGAGGCCGCGAAGAAGTACCTGCCGAAGGGCGCCGGCGCGGTGCTGTCGTTCGATCTCCGCGGCGGCGTCGAAGCCGGACGGGCCTTTGTGGACGGTACGGAACTGCACAGCCAGCTGGTCAACATCGGCGACGTGCGCAGCCTGATCGTGCACCCGGCGTCGACGACGCACAGCCAGCTCACGCCGGAGGAGCAGCTGTCGAGCGGTGTCACGCCGGGCCTCGTGCGGCTCGCCGTCGGCCTGGAAGGGATCGAGGACCTCAAGGCCGACCTCGAGGCCGGATTCCGGGCGGCGAAGGCCGCTCTGTGA
- the metX gene encoding homoserine O-acetyltransferase MetX, with amino-acid sequence MTGAWREGEPPGRRRFVSGVQALETGGTLPFTLAYETWGTLNPSASNAILVEHALTGDSHAVGPAEEGHVSPGWWDGLIGPGKAIDTDEFFVVVPNVLGGCQGSTGPSSAHPDGKPWGSRFPAVTVRDQVAAETVLADALGIGRWAAVIGGSMGGMRALEWAVSEPERVAALLVLASTAQASADQIAWAAPQLHAIRSDPGWHGGDYYDVPGGGPDAGLGIARRIAHATYRSEAELAQRFGHRHQDGEDPLRGGRFAVESYLDHHAGKLSRRFDAGSYVVLTESMNTHDVGRGRGGVATALGRITARTVAAGVDSDRLYPLYQSRAIADGVAGAEFAVVASPYGHDSFLIETEQIGRLVKLLLG; translated from the coding sequence GTGACCGGTGCTTGGCGAGAGGGAGAGCCGCCTGGACGTCGCCGCTTCGTCAGCGGCGTCCAGGCGCTCGAAACCGGTGGGACGCTGCCCTTCACGCTCGCCTACGAGACCTGGGGAACACTGAACCCTAGTGCCTCCAACGCGATTCTCGTCGAGCACGCGCTCACTGGGGACAGTCACGCCGTCGGCCCTGCGGAAGAGGGGCACGTCAGCCCCGGCTGGTGGGACGGCCTGATCGGGCCGGGCAAGGCGATCGACACGGACGAGTTCTTCGTCGTGGTCCCGAACGTGCTCGGCGGCTGCCAGGGGTCGACCGGCCCGTCGTCGGCGCATCCGGACGGAAAGCCTTGGGGCAGCAGGTTTCCCGCCGTGACGGTCCGGGACCAGGTAGCGGCCGAGACCGTCCTCGCCGACGCGCTCGGCATCGGCCGGTGGGCCGCGGTGATCGGCGGTTCCATGGGCGGGATGCGTGCGCTGGAATGGGCGGTGAGCGAACCGGAGCGGGTCGCGGCGCTGCTCGTCCTCGCGTCGACCGCGCAGGCGTCGGCCGACCAGATCGCCTGGGCCGCACCGCAACTGCACGCCATCCGGTCCGATCCGGGCTGGCACGGCGGCGACTACTACGACGTCCCGGGCGGCGGTCCGGACGCCGGGCTCGGCATCGCGCGCCGCATCGCGCACGCGACTTACCGCAGCGAAGCCGAACTGGCGCAACGGTTCGGCCATCGCCATCAGGACGGTGAGGACCCGCTGCGCGGCGGCCGGTTCGCCGTCGAGTCCTATTTGGACCATCATGCCGGGAAGCTGTCACGCCGGTTCGACGCGGGCAGCTACGTGGTGCTCACCGAATCGATGAACACCCACGACGTCGGCCGCGGGCGGGGCGGCGTCGCGACCGCGCTCGGCCGGATCACCGCGCGCACCGTCGCGGCCGGGGTGGACAGCGACCGGCTCTACCCGCTGTACCAGTCGCGGGCCATCGCGGACGGGGTCGCCGGGGCGGAATTCGCCGTCGTCGCGTCGCCTTACGGGCACGACTCGTTCCTGATCGAGACCGAGCAGATCGGGCGGCTGGTGAAGCTTCTGCTGGGATAG